One window of the Daphnia pulex isolate KAP4 chromosome 8, ASM2113471v1 genome contains the following:
- the LOC124200740 gene encoding disks large homolog 5-like isoform X1 has translation MENTDESIVGGNDLSLAMNQILCENSSTIGMGPDYDLQQSNLALLKAELKQLVTHDRDLLKKELTKIQHHIPASSISSSYNFSSSGTLTRSTYPQQLSSVRDYDALQRQCEAAMSELQSLKRQHDRCEKAVQESEYYRGQHRSVLSKLDSTTQEMHTLRSKYGDVLTGKQRLEQEVHSLSQAREEDRKEINDLRRQQQEAVIKGNGTNETLNQLYVNTLRKCEAIKDEHDSLRKRYADLVASHSAAVSKLELAQEEMTRLKKQYEESIQERNAAVRERNVLKSQCTHAIMQWDIAIRERNTYMDYLTKIQLQHEEEINKGMASRMKSSKDLKRLTEERNAAMEEYSLVMRERDSVHKEIEKLQDDLLQSNKKLKTLEIKSNEIHDEKKMLLYEVESLRREIKSALEDRDNALKELHHMRERCGEYQEPQWNENLLLDDQERKNRFGIGNGCLSGEQIRKDRTETPKSGRGELYLVDSGEQEVEQLKKQIEKIQTEFAEALQEAEVSKQRRDWAFGERDKIVLERESIRTLCDRLRRERDRAVSDLAEALRDSDDVKRQRNETSKELKELKDKLGDLQLEKEKEKEKESRAPLNHSYDSALGTDFSDGDTETVEIELDWSNCLMDFGFSLAGGKCRPVYNNDYGLYVVSIARGGPADGKLKINDCLLKVGTLSCTAADSDSVLNLLRSTKMPVSLTVKRRRCLYQGLYSVKLPLGCGVSHGLTLENGIYIRSVTPGSIAARESTLKAGDRLCSINGRILDSMTSFIEVCRILDESFSQNDGPTITVARGSLSSTVFPVSLPSLGSPSSNSSAHNITEEEGQVDVQGKGNGHFSIARRHQGSKHSKGSSLSSNAPSNVSSAGSIASAGLVVWDMFRETLGRTRRPHSKEKNNHHTDDGKRSTSTTSNSPTASATDREAAAIAILEDVIDHYNPLTITSNDASSCSGSHKKKSEIGSGLVTLCRRKRVMGNSKSECKRDDTRMCNGGTWPRCRAGSPFISGEYLEGANTLFHSYKYPRARLPLSVFIDASKASKDEVAVDDTTDDDKDSGQAAPNGDYRAYGDRASMETVDPPSDGSIDLSVQSGNLGKEDLGRYLKKKGNTSCGTTCKNDGDAEMCRGGQLAASSTTQTLTTVAGGGLSGGGPIHVHAALPTALPTHLRIQSQLYPTALHSSLKYKVSPHVSHMHNHPHNLSPPRYSSPPPLPRPSTENPYDFPLGGPHNLLSNKSYSHAHAQSPSIDSAYSRTHKHSHNHSSVPVPFGYESNRSSHTEYVQFPYTDGLGTVKKEPARIRIPSNPSVTSRNSIGRISTSSVERLSEHGSPMPNFHVEILSPGRPGTGVGSRSSIDEYSWTTGSGSKFKPAPDELRRVYIEKSSEPLGIQIFCRNSGGVFVSSVHQSSLAAQVGLQVGDQLLEVCGINMRSATYQLAACVLHQCGDSITMLVQYNPTKYQELQEMNGMNLMGPPSMTSSSSECDGNGEGSHQRSKSRSGSPTPCNSPRHSRDHSNNSGNGSSSKADILDPGAATLRNTLQFDRMIDRGSESRSSVVRPPSIHGTLTRHHALATLKRPTSMTTTSPVVDENSSKCRDRDREPRLMYLEMKKAHSLGISLVGGNAVGIFIHAVQNDSPAFKAGLRCGDRILEFNGVNLRDSTAEQAAYELAKPTEKVTLIVQHDMERYREIAEQPGDSFYVRAQFDKMAFENHEQMELGFRRDDILHIDNTMFNGVPGLWRAWLVDNEGRKVRCGVIPSKYKIEEELLQRSSLADLDHESRRSSTSARRSFFRRRKHTRSSSRDSKEIASFSDASLQLGSSEGLGLSSIYVQDTIPPRPVSYAQVERYDCKEIRPVIIVGPLSDYVVDKLVQEFPRKFVRVMPELMPYPESYMEKNLDENIFVEYRRKGTHYECITVSAVQDVGEKNLHGVLDVSLNAVSRLHNRRCFPIIILLKFKSVKHVREVKDTRLPSDKTAAKAAKEMYEHVIKVEAEHRHLISAVIPAGGNLACLCTQVSAVVDQEQTKILWVPRGSIW, from the exons ATGGAGAATACAGATGAATCTATTGTTGGTGGAAATGACCTTTCACTAGCAATGAATCAAATTCTTTGTGAAAATTCATCTACTATTGGCATGGGGCCTGATTATGATCTTCAACAAAGCAATCTTGCTCTTCTTAAAGCGGAGCTTAAG CAGTTAGTGACCCATGATAGAgatttattaaaaaaggaattaacaAAGATTCAACATCATATCCCTGCTTCTTCTATTTCATCATCTTACAATTTTTCCTCCTCTG GGACATTAACTCGCTCTACCTATCCACAACAATTATCTTCAGTACGAGATTATGATGCTCTACAGAGACAATGTGAGGCAGCAATGAGTGAATTGCAATCTCTTAAGAGACAGCATGATAGATGTGAAAAAGCTGTCCAAGAATCTGAGTACTACCGTGGACAACATAGATCAGTTTTGTCAAAGCTAGATTCTACTACCCAGGAGATGCATACACTACGGTCGAAATATGGGGACGTGTTAACTGGAAAGCAGCGTTTAGAACAAGAAGTTCACAGCCTTAGCCAAGCTAGAGAAGAAGATCGGAAAGAGATAAATGATTTGAGAAGGCAGCAACAGGAAGCTGTGATAAAAGGAAATGGGACAAATGAAACACTTAATCAACTTTATGTTAACACATTGCGCAAATGTGAAGCTATTAAAG ATGAGCATGATTCCTTGCGAAAAAGATACGCTGATCTTGTGGCCTCTCATTCAGCTGCTGTAAGCAAATTAGAACTTGCCCAAGAGGAAATGACTCGGTTAAAGAAGCAATATGAAGAATCAATTCAAGAACGTAATGCTGCAGTACGTGAGAGAAATGTTCTGAAGTCGCAGTGCACTCATGCCATTATGCAGTGGGACATTGCAATCCGCGAAAGAAACACCTACATGGACTATTTAACTAAGATTCAACTTCAACATGAAGAAGAGATAAATAAAGGAATGGCTTCCAGAATGAAGAGTAGTAAAGATTTAAAGAGACTAACTGAAGAACGGAATGCTGCAATGGAGGAATATTCGCTTGTCATGCGCGAGAGAGATTCAGTTCataaagaaatcgaaaaactGCAGGATGATTTGCTGCAATCAAACAAGAAGTTAAAGACATTAGAAATCAAGAGCAACGAGATTCacgatgaaaagaaaatgttgctCTATGAAGTAGAGTCGTTGCGGAGAGAAATTAAATCCGCTTTGGAGGATCGTGACAATGCGTTAAAG GAGTTGCATCACATGCGAGAAAGATGTGGGGAATACCAAGAACCACAATGGAATGAAAACCTGTTGCTAGATGATCAAGAACGGAAGAATCGCTTTGGAATCGGAAATGGATGTTTGAGTGGTGAACAAATTCGCAAAGATCGCACTGAAACACCCAAAAGTGGAAGAGGAGAACTATATCTAGTTGACAGCGGCGAACAAGAAGTtgaacaactaaaaaaacaaattgaaaaaatccagACGGAGTTTGCAGAAGCACTCCAAGAAGCTGAAGTATCAAAACAACGCCGGGATTGGGCCTTTGGGGAACGTGATAAAATTGTTCTTGAAAGGGAATCCATACGCACATTATGTGATCGATTGAGGCGAGAAAGAGATCGAGCCGTTTCTGATTTGGCCGAAGCCCTTCGTGATTCCGATGACGTCAAACGTCAGAGGAATGAGACTTCTAAAGAACTGAAAG AGCTGAAAGACAAACTTGGGGACCTTCAActagaaaaggagaaagagaaggaaaaagagagccGTGCTCCACTTAATCACAGCTATGATTCCGCCTTAGGAACTGATTTCTCGGATGGCGACACCGAAACCGTGGAAATTGAACTTGATTGGTCAAACTGTTTAATGGATTTTGGCTTTTCGTTGGCGGGCGGGAAATGTCGTCCCGTTTACAACAATGACTACGGCCTCTACGTCGTGTCTATTGCGCGGGGAGGCCCAGCTGATGGCAAATTGAAGATAAATGATTGCCTCCTCAAAGTTGGTACGCTGAGCTGCACTGCCGCAGATTCGGATTCAGTTTTGAACTTGCTCCGATCCACCAAAATGCCCGTTTCCCTGACTGTAAAGCGTAGAAGATGCTTATACCAGGGATTGTACTCAGTAAAGTTACCCTTGGGTTGTGGTGTGTCTCACGGATTGACAttggaaaatggaatttaCATACGATCCGTTACCCCTGGAAGCATTGCTGCCCGAGAAAGTACACTTAAGGCCGGTGATCGCTTATGCAGTATTAATGGCAGAATTTTGGACTCTATGACTAGTTTTATTGag GTATGCAGAATTTTAGACGAGAGTTTCAGCCAGAATGATGGTCCTACAATTACAGTTGCACGAGGATCGCTCTCTTCCACCGTGTTTCCTGTTTCATTGCCTTCTCTGGGATCCCCGAGCAGCAACTCGAGTGCCCACAACATaactgaagaagaaggccAGGTGGATGTCCAAGGCAAGGGGAACGGTCATTTTTCCATCGCTCGAAGACACCAAGGGAGCAAACATTCGAAGGGGTCTTCATTATCGTCGAATGCTCCCAGTAATGTATCCAGTGCTGGTTCTATAGCTTCAGCAGGACTAGTTGTCTGGGACATGTTCCGTGAGACACTGGGTCGCACCCGAAGGCCTCatagcaaagaaaaaaataatcatcacACGGATGATGGGAAACGTTCAACTAGCACCACTTCAAATAGTCCGACTGCTAGTGCAACAGACCGTGAGGCAGCTGCCATCGCTATTTTAGAGGACGTTATCGACCATTATAATCCTCTTACCATTACCAGCAATGATGCCTCCTCATGTTCGGGATCACATAAA AAGAAATCGGAAATTGGTTCAGGTTTGGTTACATTGTGCAGGAGAAAGCGTGTTATGGGAAATTCCAAATCTGAATGCAAACGAGATGACACAAGAATGTGCAATGGCGGGACTTGGCCTCGATGTCGTGCTGGTTCTCCATTCATTTCAGGAGAATATTTGGAAGGGGCCAACACTTTATTTCATAGTTACAAATACCCACGAGCCAGGCTGCCGCTTTCAGTTTTTATCGACGCCTCGAAAGCCTCTAAGGATGAGGTGGCAGTTGATGACACAACGGACGATGACAAAGATTCCGG CCAAGCAGCTCCTAACGGAGACTACAGAGCCTACGGAGATCGCGCCAGCATGGAAACAGTGGATCCGCCCTCTGACGGAAGCATAGATCTTTCTGTGCAATCTGGAAATTTGGGCAAGGAAGATTTGGGTAGatacttgaagaaaaaaggaaacactaGTTGTGGAACAACTTGCAAAAATGACGGCGATGCCGAAATGTGTCGAGGTGGCCAATTGGCTGCCTCTTCAACCACACAGACCCTCACCACAGTTGCGGGTGGTGGTTTGTCGGGCGGTGGCCCCATTCACGTCCATGCTGCCTTACCTACAGCGCTACCCACGCACCTGCGTATACAATCTCAACTCTATCCGACAGCCTTACATTCTTCCTTAAAATATAAAGTGTCGCCTCATGTTAGCCATATGCATAACCATCCCCACAACTTGTCTCCGCCGCGTTACTCCTCGCCGCCTCCGCTGCCTCGCCCGTCAACGGAGAACCCGTACGACTTCCCTTTAGGAGGACCACACAATCTTCTTTCAAACAAATCATATAGTCACGCTCACGCTCAATCACCATCCATAGATTCAGCTTATTCAAGGACGCACAAGCATAGCCACAATCATTCGTCGGTCCCTGTCCCTTTTGGATACGAATCAAATCGAAGTAGCCATACGGAGTACGTGCAATTCCCTTACACCGATGGCCTTGGCACCGTGAAGAAAGAACCAGCCAGAATAAGAATTCCGTCCAACCCGAGTGTGACCAGCAGAAACAGCATTGGAAGAATATCGACGAGCAGCGTCGAACGTCTATCCGAACATGGAAGTCCGATGCCCAATTTTCATGTCGAAATTCTTAGTCCAGGACGACCAGGTACTGGTGTAGGAAGCAGGTCGTCAATTGATGAGTATTCATGGACCACCGGGTCCGGATCAAAATTTAAACCAGCACCTGATGAGCTACGAAG gGTATATATTGAAAAATCTTCTGAACCGCTGggcattcaaattttttgccGCAATTCGGGTGGGGTCTTCGTTTCGTCGGTGCATCAGTCGAGTTTAGCTGCCCAGGTTGGATTGCAGGTTGGCGATCAACTTCTAGAAGTCTGTGGTATCAACATGCGTAGCGCTACATACCAACTTGCAGCATGCGTCCTTCATCAGTGCGGAGATTCGATAACGATGTTGGTCCAGTACAATCCTACGAAATATCAGGAGCTACAAGAAATGAACGGCATGAATTTGATGGGCCCTCCTTCAATGACCAGTTCCAGCAGTGAATGCGATGGCAATGGCGAAGGATCGCACCAGCGATCAAAGTCGCGCTCGGGATCACCGACACCATGCAACTCCCCTCGCCATTCGCGAGACCATAGCAATAACAGTGGTAACGGAAGCAGTTCTAAAGCCGACATTCTCGATCCGGGGGCAGCCACCTTAAGAAATACTTTACAATTTGATCG aatGATCGATCGGGGAAGTGAATCTCGTTCTTCGGTAGTTCGACCTCCTTCGATTCACGGCACTCTTACGCGTCACCATGCGCTGGCCACGTTGAAAAGACCAACTTCAATGACCACCACCAGTCCTGTAGTCGACGAAAACAGCAGCAAATGTCGCGACCGAGATCGTGAGCCGCGTCTTATGTACCTCGAGATGAAGAAAGCTCATAGCCTCGGCATCAGTTTGGTCGGCGGAAACGCCGTGGGAATCTTCATTCACGCCGTTCAGAATGACTCGCCCGCTTTTAAA GCTGGTTTGCGCTGTGGCGATCGAATCCTCGAATTCAACGGCGTCAACCTCCGAGATTCTACTGCTGAGCAAGCGGCATACGAATTGGCGAAACCAACAGAAAAGGTGACACTAATTGTTCAACATGACATGGAACGATATCGGGAAATCGCCGAACAACCCGGCGATAGTTTCTACGTTCGAGCTCAGTTTGATAAGATGGCGTTTGAGAATCACGAGCAAATGGAACTTGGCTTCCGCCGTGATGATATTCTCCATATTGACAACACCATGTTCAACGGTGTTCCAG GTTTGTGGAGAGCATGGCTTGTTGACAACGAAGGTCGTAAAGTTCGTTGCGGTGTCATTCCGTCTAAATATAAAATCGAAGAAGAACTACTACAGCGCTCGAGTTTGGCTGATCTCGATCACGAATCGCGACGTTCATCGACATCAGCACGGCGCAGTTTTTTCAGAAGGAGGAAGCACACACGCAGCTCATCTCGAGATTCAAAAGAGATTGCAAGTTTTTCGGATGCAAGTTTACAACTGGGATCCTCTGAGGGATTAGGCCTCTCTTCCATCTACGTCCAG GATACTATTCCTCCTCGCCCTGTTTCGTACGCTCAAGTTGAGCGCTATGATTGCAAAGAAATTCGTCCTGTTATAATAGTTGGTCCGTTGTCGGACTATGTCGTGGACAAGCTGGTCCAAGAATTTCCCCGAAAGTTCGTTCGGGTAATGCCTGAATTGATGCCTTATCCGGAGTCTTATATGGAGAAAAACcttgatgaaaatatttttgtcgaGTACCGACGAAAAGGAACTCACTATGAGTGCATTACAGTATCTGCTGTGCAAGATGTGGGCGAGAAAAACTTGCACGGCGTGTTGGACGTTTCGCTAAATGCTGTATCGCGCCTGCACAACCGACGCTGCTTTCCCATTATAATTCTCTTGAAATTTAAGTCAGTCAAGCATGTTCGCGAGGTTAAAGACACACGTCTGCCTTCCGACAAAACGGCGGCTAAAGCTGCCAAGGAAATGTATGAGCACGTCATCAAAGTAGAAGCTGAGCATCGTCATCTCATTTCTG CGGTTATACCAGCAGGTGGAAATCTAGCGTGTTTGTGTACGCAAGTATCTGCTGTAGTCGATCAG GAGCAAACTAAAATTCTTTGGGTGCCTCGTGGATCAATCTGGTGA